The proteins below come from a single Prolixibacter sp. NT017 genomic window:
- a CDS encoding iron chaperone: MKTEAINVDEYLTMIPEDRAQVITKIRSMIQKYFPDIEETMEYGMPTYKPFCAMASQKKYLTFYLFDGRKIEKYRDRFANASIGRSCIRYTHPEEFPLNVLEEIFEEMKS; encoded by the coding sequence ATGAAAACAGAAGCCATTAACGTTGATGAGTACTTAACGATGATTCCCGAAGACCGGGCCCAGGTTATTACCAAAATTCGTTCAATGATTCAAAAGTACTTTCCCGACATCGAGGAGACGATGGAGTATGGAATGCCTACTTACAAGCCGTTTTGCGCCATGGCCTCGCAAAAAAAGTACCTGACTTTTTATTTGTTCGACGGACGAAAAATTGAGAAGTACCGTGACCGTTTTGCCAATGCTAGTATCGGACGTAGTTGTATTCGTTACACACATCCGGAAGAATTTCCGCTAAACGTGCTGGAAGAAATTTTTGAAGAAATGAAATCGTGA
- the rpmG gene encoding 50S ribosomal protein L33: MAKKGNRVQVILECTEHKESGMPGTSRYISTKNRKNTPDRLELKKYNPILKRVTVHREIK, from the coding sequence ATGGCAAAGAAAGGTAATCGTGTACAGGTAATTCTGGAGTGCACCGAACATAAAGAAAGTGGAATGCCCGGGACTTCCCGCTATATTTCTACTAAAAACCGGAAAAACACTCCTGATCGTCTGGAGTTGAAAAAATACAACCCGATTCTTAAACGTGTAACCGTTCACCGGGAAATAAAATAA
- a CDS encoding SMP-30/gluconolactonase/LRE family protein has translation MKSLPGFFLFLLLTAFTSNAQIVSPIWQTERVLKVPESVLYDASLNCLFVSNVNGNPSEKNGKGFISKVSPDGKIIDLKFATGLNAPKGMAIYQNKLYVSDIDRLAEISLTNPKKIKFYEAPKAQFLNDVAISQNGVLYVSDSGTGRIYKLENGVFGIWGKVAPLAGPNGLLYEKGHLLIGTNDGIFSADPVSGKVEKLVSLSGGIDGLKAVGNGKYIVSDWKGKVQVVSATGQSVLFDTTDKKINAADLDYIPSKDVLLVPTFADNRVMAYKIKL, from the coding sequence ATGAAATCACTTCCAGGATTCTTTCTTTTTCTGCTACTAACAGCTTTTACTTCAAATGCACAAATTGTCAGTCCAATATGGCAAACCGAAAGAGTGCTCAAAGTACCGGAATCGGTGCTATACGATGCCAGTCTGAATTGTTTGTTCGTTTCGAATGTGAATGGAAATCCTTCAGAAAAGAATGGAAAAGGATTTATTTCCAAAGTATCTCCCGACGGCAAGATTATCGACTTAAAGTTTGCTACAGGGTTGAATGCCCCCAAAGGAATGGCCATCTACCAAAACAAATTGTATGTAAGTGATATCGACCGTCTCGCCGAAATATCCTTAACAAATCCGAAAAAAATCAAGTTCTACGAGGCGCCAAAAGCACAGTTCCTGAATGATGTTGCCATTAGTCAAAACGGAGTGTTGTATGTTTCCGACTCCGGAACCGGTAGAATTTACAAACTGGAAAACGGCGTTTTCGGGATTTGGGGAAAAGTAGCACCACTTGCCGGTCCCAATGGATTGTTATACGAAAAAGGTCATTTATTAATCGGCACGAACGACGGTATTTTTTCCGCCGATCCGGTTAGTGGAAAAGTTGAAAAACTGGTATCTCTTTCGGGCGGAATTGACGGTTTAAAAGCGGTTGGAAACGGTAAATACATTGTTTCCGACTGGAAAGGAAAAGTACAGGTCGTGTCGGCTACCGGCCAGTCTGTTTTATTTGATACAACCGATAAAAAGATCAATGCAGCCGACCTGGATTACATACCTTCAAAGGATGTTTTACTGGTTCCCACATTCGCCGATAACCGGGTGATGGCGTATAAAATCAAACTTTAG
- a CDS encoding peptide chain release factor 3, protein MGFKEEIKRRRTFGIVSHPDAGKTTLTEKLLLFGGAIHTAGAVKSNKIKKSATSDFMEIERQRGISVATSVMGFEYEGYKVNILDTPGHQDFQEDTFRTLTAVDSVIIVIDAAKGVEPQTEKLMNVCRMRKTPVIVFINKMDRPTKDSFDLLDEIEEQLKIKVRPLSWPINNGPDFKGVYNIFDKNLKLFNPSITEIEEGISFEDLDSPELENYIGNDADVLREELELVEGVYPEFNVEEYRAGDLAPVFFGSALYNFGVHELLNTFVRIAPHPRPKDAEERDVDPTEEKFTGFVFKIHANIDPNHRSRIAFVKICSGTFRRNTNYKHMRLGKNFKYSSPTAFMASKKEIIEEAYPGDIVGIPDTGNFIIGDTITEGEDLHFKGIPSFSPEIFRYIENADPMKSKQLNKGVDQLMDEGVAQLFTSELNGRKIIGTVGALQFEVIEYRLEHEYNAKCRWENLSMYKACWIESDDKEKLADFKKRKHNKMAKDKHGRDVFMADSPFILDMAQRDFPELSFHFKSEF, encoded by the coding sequence ATGGGTTTTAAGGAAGAAATTAAACGCCGCAGGACCTTTGGAATTGTGAGTCACCCGGATGCTGGTAAAACCACATTGACCGAGAAGCTGTTGCTTTTTGGTGGTGCCATCCATACGGCCGGAGCGGTAAAAAGCAATAAAATCAAGAAGAGTGCTACGTCTGACTTCATGGAGATTGAACGTCAGCGTGGAATTTCGGTAGCTACCTCGGTAATGGGTTTCGAATACGAGGGGTACAAAGTCAACATTTTGGATACGCCCGGTCACCAGGATTTCCAGGAAGACACGTTCCGCACGTTGACTGCCGTCGATAGTGTTATCATTGTAATCGATGCTGCTAAAGGTGTGGAGCCGCAGACCGAAAAGCTGATGAACGTCTGCCGGATGCGCAAAACACCAGTGATTGTCTTCATTAATAAAATGGACCGCCCAACAAAAGACTCTTTTGATCTGCTGGACGAAATTGAAGAACAACTGAAAATCAAGGTTCGTCCACTGAGCTGGCCCATCAACAACGGTCCCGATTTCAAGGGAGTTTACAACATCTTTGACAAAAACCTGAAACTCTTCAACCCCAGTATTACAGAGATTGAAGAAGGCATTAGCTTTGAAGATCTCGATTCTCCGGAATTGGAAAATTACATCGGAAATGACGCCGACGTATTGCGCGAAGAGTTGGAATTAGTGGAAGGAGTTTATCCTGAGTTCAATGTGGAAGAATATCGTGCCGGTGATTTGGCACCGGTTTTCTTCGGAAGTGCTTTATATAACTTCGGTGTACATGAGCTACTGAACACATTCGTACGCATTGCTCCGCATCCACGCCCAAAAGATGCAGAAGAGCGTGATGTGGACCCCACGGAGGAAAAATTTACCGGTTTCGTATTTAAGATTCACGCCAACATCGACCCCAACCATCGTAGCCGCATCGCTTTCGTGAAAATATGCTCCGGAACCTTCCGGCGAAATACCAACTACAAACACATGCGGTTGGGGAAGAATTTCAAGTATTCCAGCCCGACTGCTTTCATGGCTTCCAAAAAAGAAATTATCGAAGAAGCGTATCCGGGTGATATTGTTGGTATTCCCGACACGGGCAATTTCATCATTGGAGATACTATTACGGAAGGCGAAGATTTGCATTTCAAAGGTATTCCATCCTTCTCACCGGAAATCTTCCGATACATCGAGAATGCAGACCCGATGAAATCCAAACAGCTAAACAAAGGTGTAGATCAGCTGATGGACGAAGGCGTTGCACAGCTTTTCACCAGTGAGTTGAACGGTCGAAAAATCATCGGAACGGTAGGTGCACTTCAGTTTGAGGTAATTGAATACCGGCTGGAACACGAATACAATGCGAAGTGTCGGTGGGAAAACCTTTCGATGTACAAAGCCTGCTGGATTGAAAGTGACGACAAAGAAAAACTAGCTGATTTCAAAAAACGGAAACACAACAAAATGGCCAAGGACAAACACGGACGTGACGTCTTCATGGCCGATTCGCCATTTATATTGGATATGGCTCAACGTGATTTTCCGGAGCTAAGCTTCCACTTTAAATCAGAGTTTTAA
- a CDS encoding phage holin family protein, protein MKDSLTEDTEKLSQNLKEYVSARIELQKLTLVEESTRVLSRFFSTTIVWLLGILVLFFASIGLAILIGQWLQNLALGFLILAAGLLVFGLLFYLLSKKWIEQSVLSNIYNMVFSQKKMQQDEDEEE, encoded by the coding sequence ATGAAAGATAGCCTGACAGAAGACACCGAAAAGCTGAGCCAAAACCTGAAAGAGTACGTTTCGGCCAGAATAGAATTACAAAAGCTGACATTGGTGGAAGAAAGCACGCGGGTATTGTCGCGGTTTTTCTCGACAACAATTGTATGGCTGCTGGGTATTCTGGTACTGTTCTTTGCTTCTATCGGATTAGCTATTCTTATCGGTCAGTGGCTTCAAAATCTGGCTCTCGGATTTCTTATTCTGGCTGCAGGCCTGTTGGTTTTTGGACTACTGTTTTACTTGTTAAGCAAGAAATGGATAGAACAATCGGTTTTATCTAATATTTACAACATGGTTTTCTCTCAGAAAAAAATGCAACAGGATGAAGATGAAGAAGAATAG
- a CDS encoding class I SAM-dependent methyltransferase: MESYWFARIYDPLVEPVLTGLREDLTESLVNLKIENILDVGCGTGSQLRRLAAKGIRCTGVDRSDGMLRVARKKSSGIDYIQADATALPFRDQQYQAAMISLALHEKSPEEGRLILKEMLRVLKPNGYLIIVDYHFTESRKWIADKAVSFAEFMVGGDHYRNFRYYRKNGELTSIIDGLPMKHHSSRNFAGGTIALSFFQPS, from the coding sequence ATGGAGTCGTATTGGTTTGCCCGAATTTATGATCCGCTAGTGGAACCGGTATTAACCGGTTTGAGAGAAGACTTAACAGAATCACTTGTCAACTTAAAAATCGAAAACATACTGGATGTAGGCTGCGGAACAGGCAGTCAGCTTCGCCGGCTCGCTGCGAAAGGAATCCGGTGCACAGGAGTCGACCGCTCGGACGGCATGCTGAGAGTCGCCCGTAAGAAATCGTCCGGAATCGACTACATCCAGGCCGATGCCACCGCATTGCCCTTTCGCGACCAGCAATACCAGGCAGCGATGATTTCACTGGCATTGCATGAGAAAAGCCCGGAAGAAGGTCGCCTGATTCTAAAGGAAATGCTTCGTGTGCTCAAACCGAATGGCTATTTGATCATCGTCGATTATCATTTTACCGAAAGCCGCAAATGGATTGCCGACAAAGCGGTTTCGTTCGCCGAATTCATGGTTGGTGGCGACCATTACCGTAATTTCCGATATTACAGGAAGAACGGCGAATTGACCAGTATTATCGATGGCCTCCCCATGAAACATCATTCTTCCCGGAATTTCGCAGGAGGCACCATTGCTCTCAGCTTTTTCCAACCATCATGA
- a CDS encoding peroxiredoxin yields the protein MEEHIENPMPRIGDKAPDFKATTTYGDLVFSEYNKGSWVILFSHPADFTPVCTTEMSGFATRHKEFKDMNCKLIGLSIDSIHAHVAWVNNVKKNTGVLFDFPIIADLDMHVAMKYGMIMPGEATTAAVRAVFIIDPNGIIRLIMYYPLNVGRNMDEIVRALKALQTADKHKVALPLNWQPGEKVIVPPPTSVDAMEEREKSDYEMVDFYLAKKNI from the coding sequence ATGGAAGAACATATTGAAAATCCCATGCCCCGCATTGGTGATAAGGCCCCTGATTTCAAAGCAACTACTACTTATGGCGATTTGGTATTCTCGGAATACAACAAAGGAAGCTGGGTTATCCTGTTTTCGCACCCCGCTGACTTTACACCGGTCTGTACCACCGAGATGAGTGGTTTTGCCACCCGCCATAAAGAATTCAAGGATATGAACTGCAAATTAATCGGATTGAGTATTGACAGTATTCACGCCCATGTTGCCTGGGTGAATAACGTAAAAAAGAATACAGGCGTACTTTTCGATTTCCCGATCATTGCCGACCTTGATATGCATGTTGCCATGAAATACGGTATGATTATGCCGGGTGAAGCAACCACTGCCGCAGTAAGAGCCGTCTTTATTATCGATCCGAATGGGATCATCAGGTTGATTATGTACTACCCGCTGAATGTGGGCCGGAATATGGACGAAATCGTTCGCGCACTGAAAGCCCTTCAGACTGCCGACAAGCACAAAGTAGCCCTGCCGCTGAACTGGCAGCCGGGCGAAAAAGTAATCGTTCCGCCTCCTACTTCGGTAGATGCAATGGAGGAACGCGAAAAGTCGGACTACGAAATGGTGGACTTTTATCTGGCGAAAAAGAACATCTAA
- a CDS encoding DUF2179 domain-containing protein — translation MDATFMDSNLFNYLVLPLMIFFARILDVTIGTIRIVMVSKGQKNLAPLLGFFEVFIWILAMSKIVQNLDNWVCYIFYAGGFAAGNFIGLMIEERLAVGIVQLQIITRKDSTKLINALKNAGYGITHHNAEGATGKWVSVIYSIVKRNDLGNVAEIIKQYNPNAFYSINDVKFVNRGITAPSHDLSGIRMGK, via the coding sequence ATGGACGCTACCTTCATGGACTCGAACCTGTTCAACTACCTGGTTCTTCCCCTAATGATATTCTTTGCCCGGATTTTGGACGTAACCATAGGAACCATTCGCATTGTGATGGTATCGAAAGGGCAAAAGAATCTCGCACCGCTTTTGGGCTTCTTCGAGGTATTTATCTGGATATTGGCAATGAGTAAGATTGTGCAAAATCTCGACAACTGGGTTTGCTATATCTTTTACGCCGGAGGTTTTGCGGCCGGTAACTTCATCGGCTTAATGATTGAAGAAAGGCTGGCTGTTGGTATTGTCCAGCTTCAGATTATCACCCGAAAAGACTCGACGAAATTAATTAATGCGCTGAAAAATGCAGGATATGGTATCACCCATCACAATGCAGAAGGAGCCACCGGAAAGTGGGTCAGTGTTATCTACAGCATCGTTAAACGAAACGATTTAGGGAACGTAGCAGAAATCATCAAACAATACAATCCCAATGCATTTTATTCCATCAATGATGTGAAGTTTGTCAACCGGGGAATAACTGCACCTTCACATGATCTCTCCGGAATAAGAATGGGGAAATAG
- a CDS encoding CPBP family intramembrane glutamic endopeptidase, producing MSKRQTRYYPTFWAAVHLVVLYTFIQTLVDFPLALYDYYHGTDWLYEPWVKVPVFFGSTLFILYWGYRKTGLKIGSVFPFKLFNIFVVPGLLLMLAALQISLGKINAAFETLLPPPGWFIEMFSRLFDSDLGVWGGILRVVIIAPIVEELIFRGLIMRGFIRNYPKALAIFYTALLFALFHLNPWQFPATFLLGLILGWVRIRTGSILAAITGHAMHNGLVFLTVYYLTKLHKAGIILPDYKLNIPAVVLLFVVGVTITSLATFSRKKKAVA from the coding sequence TTGAGCAAAAGGCAAACGCGATACTACCCTACTTTTTGGGCGGCAGTCCACTTGGTTGTACTGTATACTTTTATACAGACTCTGGTTGATTTTCCTCTTGCTCTATACGATTATTATCACGGTACGGACTGGTTATATGAACCTTGGGTAAAAGTCCCGGTTTTCTTTGGCTCAACGCTTTTCATTTTATATTGGGGATACCGGAAGACCGGATTGAAAATTGGCAGTGTTTTTCCCTTTAAGCTTTTCAATATTTTTGTCGTTCCCGGATTGTTACTGATGTTAGCCGCATTGCAGATTTCGCTGGGAAAAATCAATGCCGCTTTCGAAACATTGCTTCCGCCGCCAGGATGGTTTATTGAAATGTTTTCGCGGCTCTTCGACTCCGATCTAGGTGTCTGGGGAGGAATTCTCCGGGTAGTAATCATTGCTCCGATTGTGGAAGAGTTGATTTTTCGCGGGTTAATTATGCGGGGGTTCATCCGGAATTATCCAAAAGCCCTGGCCATATTCTATACCGCACTGCTCTTTGCCTTGTTTCATCTCAATCCCTGGCAATTCCCGGCAACATTCTTACTCGGACTCATTTTGGGTTGGGTACGTATCCGGACAGGTTCAATCCTGGCAGCTATCACCGGACATGCAATGCACAACGGGCTGGTATTCCTAACAGTTTACTACCTGACCAAACTGCATAAAGCCGGAATTATTCTTCCGGATTACAAACTAAACATTCCCGCAGTTGTTTTATTATTCGTAGTTGGTGTTACCATCACCTCTCTGGCAACGTTTTCGCGAAAAAAGAAGGCCGTAGCCTGA
- the rimO gene encoding 30S ribosomal protein S12 methylthiotransferase RimO, translated as MKKKVNVVTMGCSKNLVDSELFLNQLQHNGYDVVHDSNDTDARIVAVNTCGFILDAKEESVEAIMNFVDAKNKGMVDKLFVFGCLSARYRDELINEIPEVDGFYGKFEVKKMISDLKANYYMSLSNERYLTTPSHYAFLKISEGCDRTCSYCAIPRMTGKHISKPMEDIIEEATLLAKKGVKELLIIAQDLSFYGMDRYKKSMLDELLNKLSDIPGIEWIKLHYAYPAGFPYKILPVMREQKNIARYLDIALQHSSNRMLKIMRRNITRERTIELLNRIRKEVPGIHIRTTMLVGHPGETEEDFEDLKAFVREMRFERLGVFPYSFEEDTYAGENYKDDVPQEVKEARADELMQIQQEIAAEITAEKVGTEMKVLIDRKDDDFYVGRTEFDSPEVDGEVYIDSQGKELEVGTFCQVEITHTNDYDLYGVVK; from the coding sequence ATGAAGAAGAAAGTGAATGTGGTGACCATGGGGTGCTCGAAGAATCTGGTCGATTCGGAATTGTTTCTGAACCAGCTTCAGCACAACGGGTATGATGTGGTGCATGATTCGAATGATACAGATGCCCGGATTGTGGCGGTGAATACGTGTGGGTTCATTCTGGATGCGAAAGAAGAATCGGTGGAGGCGATCATGAATTTTGTCGATGCCAAGAACAAAGGAATGGTCGATAAGCTATTCGTTTTTGGATGTTTGTCTGCCCGCTACCGCGATGAGTTAATTAACGAAATTCCCGAAGTGGACGGGTTTTACGGGAAGTTCGAGGTAAAGAAAATGATTAGCGATTTGAAGGCTAATTATTATATGAGTCTGAGCAACGAACGGTATCTGACGACTCCGTCTCACTACGCGTTTCTGAAAATATCGGAAGGTTGCGACCGGACCTGTTCCTACTGTGCGATTCCGCGCATGACCGGAAAGCATATATCCAAACCGATGGAGGATATTATCGAAGAAGCAACGTTGTTGGCTAAGAAAGGTGTGAAAGAGTTGCTCATCATTGCGCAGGATTTGTCCTTTTACGGAATGGATCGGTACAAGAAGAGTATGCTCGACGAATTGCTGAACAAGCTGTCCGATATTCCGGGTATCGAATGGATTAAACTGCACTATGCCTATCCAGCCGGCTTTCCTTACAAGATTCTTCCTGTCATGCGGGAGCAGAAAAATATAGCGCGCTACCTCGATATTGCGTTGCAGCATTCCAGTAACCGTATGCTGAAAATTATGCGCCGGAATATTACCCGGGAAAGGACGATTGAATTGTTAAACCGTATCCGGAAAGAGGTTCCCGGTATTCATATCCGCACCACGATGCTGGTGGGACATCCCGGCGAGACGGAAGAGGATTTTGAAGATTTGAAGGCGTTTGTTCGTGAAATGCGCTTTGAGCGGTTGGGTGTTTTTCCTTATTCTTTCGAAGAAGATACGTATGCCGGAGAGAACTACAAGGATGATGTTCCGCAGGAGGTAAAAGAAGCCCGGGCAGACGAATTGATGCAAATCCAGCAGGAAATTGCTGCTGAAATTACCGCTGAAAAAGTGGGAACAGAAATGAAAGTTCTGATTGATCGGAAAGATGATGACTTTTATGTTGGTCGGACCGAATTCGACTCGCCCGAAGTGGACGGGGAAGTTTATATCGACAGCCAGGGTAAAGAGCTGGAAGTCGGTACTTTTTGCCAGGTGGAAATTACCCACACAAACGATTACGATCTCTACGGAGTTGTAAAATAA
- the rpmB gene encoding 50S ribosomal protein L28 codes for MSRVCQITGKKVMVGNNVSHSKRRTKRKFQVNLFHKRFYLPEDDRWINLNVSAAGLRIINKKGLNAALKDAKAKGYIDNI; via the coding sequence ATGTCAAGAGTTTGTCAGATAACCGGAAAAAAGGTGATGGTGGGTAACAATGTTTCTCACTCAAAGCGCAGAACTAAGAGAAAGTTCCAAGTGAACCTCTTCCACAAGCGGTTTTACCTTCCCGAGGATGATCGTTGGATTAACCTGAATGTTTCTGCTGCCGGGTTGCGCATCATCAATAAAAAAGGATTGAATGCAGCCCTGAAGGATGCGAAAGCAAAAGGTTATATTGATAACATCTAA
- a CDS encoding YtxH domain-containing protein, whose translation MDKFGYGLLGTFVIGAVVGASVGLLFAPQKGEDTRRWIGDKLNDLEGEVEAMGKKLKTQESKAEETLNKKIQDLEKQLGDLLKKSKTAEAK comes from the coding sequence ATGGATAAATTTGGATATGGACTTCTCGGAACATTTGTTATTGGAGCAGTCGTCGGAGCGTCGGTAGGTTTACTGTTTGCTCCGCAAAAAGGTGAAGACACCCGCAGATGGATTGGCGACAAACTGAACGACCTGGAAGGTGAAGTTGAAGCCATGGGCAAAAAACTAAAAACGCAGGAATCAAAAGCTGAAGAGACATTAAACAAAAAAATTCAGGACTTGGAGAAACAGCTGGGTGACTTGTTGAAAAAGTCAAAAACAGCTGAAGCCAAGTAA
- the ftsY gene encoding signal recognition particle-docking protein FtsY, whose protein sequence is MGIFNFTRNKKENLDKGLAKTKESVFSKLSRAVVGKSKVDDEVLDNLEEVLITSDVGVDTTLKIIERIEERVSRDKYLGVAELNILLKEEIAALLEENNSTDVSDFELPERPEPYVIMVVGVNGVGKTTTIGKLAHKFKAAGKKVYLGAADTFRAAAIDQLQIWADRVNVPLVKQKMGSDPASVAFDTLQSAKSNGADVVIIDTAGRLHNKINLMNELSKIKKVMQKVYPGAPDEVLLILDGSTGQNAFEQAKQFTKATEVTAMALTKLDGTAKGGVVIGISDQFKIPVKYIGIGEGMEDLQIFNRTEFVDSLFS, encoded by the coding sequence ATGGGGATATTTAATTTTACCAGGAATAAAAAAGAGAACCTGGATAAAGGTCTCGCCAAAACCAAAGAGAGCGTTTTTTCCAAACTCTCGCGCGCCGTGGTTGGCAAATCGAAGGTCGATGACGAAGTTCTCGATAATCTCGAGGAAGTTTTAATTACTTCGGATGTGGGCGTTGATACAACTTTGAAGATCATCGAACGCATCGAGGAACGGGTGTCGCGTGACAAATATCTTGGTGTTGCCGAACTAAATATCCTTCTGAAGGAAGAAATTGCCGCATTGCTCGAAGAAAATAATTCGACTGATGTGTCAGATTTCGAGTTGCCCGAGCGCCCCGAGCCTTATGTGATTATGGTCGTTGGTGTGAATGGTGTAGGGAAAACCACAACCATTGGGAAATTAGCTCACAAGTTTAAAGCTGCCGGCAAGAAAGTTTATTTGGGAGCGGCTGATACGTTTCGTGCAGCAGCCATCGATCAGTTGCAGATTTGGGCCGACCGTGTAAATGTTCCCCTGGTGAAACAAAAAATGGGCTCCGATCCGGCTTCTGTTGCTTTTGATACGCTTCAGTCGGCTAAATCTAACGGGGCTGATGTGGTTATCATCGATACCGCCGGACGCTTGCACAACAAGATCAACCTGATGAACGAGCTTTCGAAAATCAAGAAAGTGATGCAGAAGGTTTATCCCGGTGCCCCGGATGAGGTTCTGTTAATTCTGGATGGTTCAACCGGTCAGAATGCATTTGAGCAGGCCAAACAATTTACCAAAGCCACCGAAGTTACTGCCATGGCGTTGACCAAACTGGATGGAACCGCCAAAGGTGGCGTCGTCATCGGTATTTCCGACCAGTTCAAAATTCCGGTGAAATATATCGGAATCGGTGAAGGGATGGAAGATTTGCAGATATTTAACCGAACTGAATTTGTCGATTCGTTGTTTAGCTAA
- a CDS encoding DUF4295 domain-containing protein, which produces MAKKAVATLQKGAGKSYSKVIKMVKSEKTGAYTFVEEMVPNDMVNDYFKK; this is translated from the coding sequence ATGGCTAAGAAAGCAGTTGCAACACTTCAGAAAGGTGCCGGAAAATCTTATTCCAAAGTAATCAAAATGGTGAAATCGGAAAAAACCGGTGCTTACACATTCGTTGAGGAAATGGTTCCTAACGATATGGTTAATGACTACTTCAAAAAGTAA